GCTGACGATCACGTATAAAGAACGAATCACGAGGAACGATTCGGTGATCAGCGAACGGCTCGATAGCACTAATGACTTCATTGAGGTATTGACGGCATCAAGCAACGGATTCACGCTGAAATGGCTTGCTCAGCGTTTTAGGGTCGACGTCTTTACAGACGTACCGGAACTACAGTATGCCGTGGATCAGATATTGGCCCGAACCGACAGCCTCACCATGGAAGTGAAGGTTCATCCCGCGGGTCGACTCCGGGGATTGCGGAATTGGGATGAAGTCCAAAGCGTGTATTTCGCCATGTTCGACTACGTAGGCACGTCGCTCAAAAAGAGCGGGATCGAAATGTCCAACGAAGAAGTCGACCAGATGGTGGTTGAAATGAAGAATAGAGTTGATCAGCGGGTTCAAGTCGAAAAAACCGCTCTTCAGCCATACGAAACGCTTTTTAACGCCTTCAACATCGCCATGCATCGCGACTCCGTTAAACGTCAAGAAAAGGACATTCCCATCGATTTCGCAAACGAACCTGTTCCCGGGGAGCTCGTCACCCGAATCGTTGAATTAAACGACAGCATTGCCGTGCTGCAAACACAAACTACGATCTATCCCGAAACAGCCCTCAAAGCGATCAACGACTACCTGAAACTACGCGAAGCTATGGGCGAAGAGCCTCTGGAGCCCTTAGTTTCAGGGGTATTTTCGTTTGAAGAAACGAACACCTGCCGGTTCGAACGCATGTCAGGATGGTGGAAAGAGGTCACTTTTAAGGCGCATACACAGATCAACGAGACCTACATCGAACAGGTTGTGCGGTACACCTTTCGAGAATAGTCCCGTTTCGTATATTGCCGGCTCATAAATAACACTTATGAAGAAGATAATTCTACTCGGTTCGTTTATAGCATTTGGACTTAGCACTCAAGCGCAATTGACCCTCGGGCTTAAAGGGGGTTCGGCCCTAAGCGACTGGAATGCCTCCAGTGACACTTCTGAAATCGACATTATCAGCAAATACGGGAGAAACTTCGCCTTTGCCTTGGAGTATCAAGTAATCGAACGACTTTCTGTTCGGATCGAACCAGGTTGGAGCGGTCGAGGTGCTACGATCCATCAAGAAGGGTCTGCATGGATTGATGGAATTCAGTACGAGGGGTACTATCGCGAGGAATACGATATCAACTATTTCGATATTCCACTCATGGCTCAATTGAACCTCGGTGACGGGCCTCTACGACTGAGGTTCTTGGCAGGATACAACTTCAGCTATGCTACGGGCGGAGAAGTAAAGGAGATCTTCAACATCGACCCTCCTATTGCGGGAGTTTCAAATTTGGAGAACACGGAGAACCTGAACTTCGAAGATCGCGACTGGAACACCAGAGATAACGCGGTAATCATTGGTGGTGGACTCAACTTCTTCTTTGGTCGACACGTGGGACTGAGGCTCGATGCCCGCTATTTTATTGGGCAGAGCGATCTGTTTCTGGACGAGGTGCGCGAGGCGTATAACCGTACATGGATGTTGAACATCGGTCTCGAGTACCGCTTCGAATTCTATTGAGATGACCATACAACAGCTTGAATACATCATGGCGCTCGATACGCACAGAAGTTTCGTTCGCGCTGCCGAATCGTGTTATGTCACCCGGCCTACCCTTACCATGCAGATCAAAAAGCTCGAAGAAGAGTGGAGTATGCTCCTATTCGACAGGACCAAGAAGCCTATATAGAGCCAACGGAGTTCGGCAAGCGTATTGTCCAAAAGGCGCGCCAGGTGTTGCGCGAGATCCACCAGCTCAAAGACATTATCAAATCGGATAAGGAAACGATGGATGGAGAATTCCGCATTGGGGTAATACCAACCTTGGCTCCTTATGTGATGCCCCGTTTTCTCAAGCTATTCACAGGCCGACACCCCGAAGTGCGCTTAGTAGTTGAAGAACTACAGACCATGGAGATCATCGACCGACTCAAAGGCGATCAACTCGATATCGGACTACTCGTAACACCACTCGACGAACCCGAGATCAGAGAGATTTCGCTCTTCAACGAATCGTTCATGATCTATGCTTCTAACCTTCACCCCTTGTATGGGCAAGAAAGCGTAGACCCTGAAAAAATCCCCGATGAAGACCTGTGAATCCTCAATGAAGGTCATTGTTTTCGATCGTAGGTCCTCAACATCTGTAGACCGAAGAGCGAACAAATCGATCATCAAGGCTTCGCTTATGAAAGTGGAAGCATCGAAACCCTCAAACAACTGGTCGATCAAAATGGTGGCTTTACACTTATCCCGGAGCTCTCTGCACGAGAAGGTTCAAAACCCGAAAACATCATTCCATTTGAAGACCCTCAACCGGTTCGAGAAGTTAGTTTAGTGGTTCACCAAGGCTTTACAAAAGAGTTTCTTTTGGCGGCGCTTCGCGATGATTTTTTAGAGAGCGTACCCGCAAAAGTTCAGAAGAAAAGATCGTACATCAGAGTCAACTGGAAGTAGGCCAAAACAGGCGAATAAGGCTCAAAACATCACCGTGACAGATTGTCATATACTGTGTATATATATATGTTTTCCAGTTTTTTATATTCGATAATCTAAACATACGGTCGAATATCCTCTTTCACCTCACGCTCTAATCTCGACGAACCATTTTAGAACGAAATTCAGAAGGATTGACCTCGCGCTGTTAAGTAAAATTGTATTTTGAATACTTGGATCCGTTGAGTTTAGCTGACCTGTAATTTCACGATCGAACCTAGCCGGAATGGCCTCCTTCCCTTCTCTTAAAAAAACACCCACTCGGATACCGAGTGGGTGAAAAAAAGGGCGGCCAATAGTGG
This sequence is a window from Flavobacteriales bacterium. Protein-coding genes within it:
- a CDS encoding PorT family protein; this translates as MKKIILLGSFIAFGLSTQAQLTLGLKGGSALSDWNASSDTSEIDIISKYGRNFAFALEYQVIERLSVRIEPGWSGRGATIHQEGSAWIDGIQYEGYYREEYDINYFDIPLMAQLNLGDGPLRLRFLAGYNFSYATGGEVKEIFNIDPPIAGVSNLENTENLNFEDRDWNTRDNAVIIGGGLNFFFGRHVGLRLDARYFIGQSDLFLDEVREAYNRTWMLNIGLEYRFEFY
- a CDS encoding LysR family transcriptional regulator; this translates as MTIQQLEYIMALDTHRSFVRAAESCYVTRPTLTMQIKKLEEEWSMLLFDRTKKPI